A stretch of the Anaeromyxobacter sp. genome encodes the following:
- a CDS encoding DUF4388 domain-containing protein, which translates to MVRAQACCTLVPDPSSRPVARLLLVDDDIAEISAVKRVLARAGLSPVLATNASDAQAAMGQRLPDLLVVGATCEGGEALALVARLEDDEATRGLPLLVLGTGPGVPAHAVTLPRPVDPAALAEQVQALLAAGRRVVVEETAAPTWTPAPTATWTPAPPAPSPRLPFERRGPPIELPKPLERRSNPSDPARARQAAAEALRARAEELRRSPEESPSPAAAEAAAGLDALFELEPPAGVDPAARVDEPSPAPGSAAGRQAAPDADLPPAPPATWDAPAGAAVEEPLAETPFDLPPDLPLTSAMFEEPQPDLAPDAAGPTPIAPAGLAHQPPAPDQAAPRRLLEEAEDRARAEETLAAEAEARSARQVAAAQAQQEAQAREDAAAQAEAERLAGEAAARRSQAEERARVEAARAEATRRAEEEASRARQAEAAARDEAEARQLLEAELARLRAQLDADRAAHRSELEDTRARVAAEAEAVAELRVHQASQAGRAAAEEAAAEAARATEQQVEARASAALEALRARAEAEAAGRAEAEAALARLSEEADRLAAERAALVEAASAATAAAALAPPRGPRDEPSRDPSAEPEPDGAPDPLPDARQEAARRRALSLRPRHEQPAPARPGPDPEAPPADPAPAPDLTPSPPPPAPPPAELLGGALDDLTAPRLLALAARARLDGRLDVTGHSVRSLWFEGGRVVGAASGASGERVEEVALRLGLLTREQHRQVASSAAASPSRRAALLLVERGYLKPAELTGLVRRRTEEVVFGIFGEAGARFEWSPEVVPGDERVAPDRPTLALAVEGVRRRWLAQRADAVLGGPASLLAPTAAPPATAELGLSAEERRTLELADGLRTVDELLASSPLDPLSARQLLAAAVLVGALGVRVVQAGRPSAQVAEAIDLARVREKLEQVRRADYFTILGIGRGCTPHEVREAADRLLAELGPERFHGSKEAGLEARLAEIRRVVGEAREVLADDALRAEYLRGLPS; encoded by the coding sequence ATGGTGCGTGCGCAAGCTTGCTGCACCCTGGTGCCCGATCCATCATCGCGGCCCGTGGCCCGGCTCCTCCTGGTGGACGACGACATCGCCGAGATCTCGGCCGTCAAGCGCGTGCTGGCGCGCGCCGGCCTGTCGCCGGTGCTCGCCACCAACGCCTCCGACGCGCAGGCCGCCATGGGGCAGCGGCTGCCCGACCTCCTGGTGGTGGGCGCCACCTGCGAGGGGGGCGAGGCGCTGGCCCTGGTGGCGCGCCTGGAGGACGACGAGGCCACCCGCGGGCTGCCGCTGCTGGTGCTGGGCACCGGGCCGGGCGTGCCGGCCCACGCGGTGACGCTGCCGCGCCCGGTCGATCCCGCCGCGCTCGCCGAGCAGGTGCAGGCGCTCCTGGCGGCGGGGCGGAGGGTGGTGGTCGAGGAGACCGCGGCCCCGACCTGGACCCCGGCCCCGACCGCGACATGGACCCCGGCCCCACCCGCTCCCTCCCCGCGCCTCCCCTTCGAGCGGCGCGGTCCGCCCATCGAGCTGCCGAAGCCGCTGGAGCGGCGCTCCAACCCCTCGGATCCGGCCAGGGCGCGCCAGGCCGCCGCCGAGGCGCTGCGCGCCCGGGCCGAGGAGCTGCGCCGCTCGCCGGAGGAGAGCCCGAGCCCTGCCGCGGCGGAGGCCGCCGCGGGGCTCGACGCCCTCTTCGAGCTGGAGCCGCCCGCCGGGGTGGATCCGGCGGCGAGGGTCGACGAGCCGTCGCCGGCGCCCGGGAGCGCTGCGGGCCGGCAGGCGGCGCCCGACGCCGATCTGCCGCCTGCTCCACCCGCCACCTGGGACGCCCCGGCCGGCGCCGCGGTGGAGGAGCCGCTGGCGGAGACCCCCTTCGACCTGCCGCCCGACCTGCCGCTCACCTCGGCCATGTTCGAGGAGCCGCAGCCGGACCTCGCGCCCGACGCGGCCGGACCCACGCCCATCGCGCCCGCCGGTCTGGCCCACCAGCCGCCGGCGCCGGACCAGGCGGCGCCGCGCCGCCTGCTGGAGGAGGCGGAGGATCGGGCCCGCGCCGAGGAGACCCTGGCGGCCGAGGCCGAGGCCCGCAGCGCCCGGCAGGTGGCCGCGGCGCAGGCGCAGCAGGAGGCGCAGGCCCGGGAGGACGCCGCGGCGCAGGCCGAGGCCGAGCGGCTGGCCGGGGAGGCCGCGGCGCGCCGCAGCCAGGCGGAGGAGCGGGCCCGCGTCGAGGCGGCCCGCGCCGAGGCCACCCGGCGCGCCGAGGAGGAGGCCAGCCGCGCCAGGCAGGCGGAGGCCGCGGCGCGCGACGAGGCCGAGGCCCGGCAGCTGCTCGAGGCGGAGCTGGCCCGGCTGCGCGCCCAGCTCGACGCCGACCGCGCCGCCCACCGGAGCGAGCTCGAGGACACCCGGGCCCGCGTCGCCGCCGAGGCCGAGGCGGTGGCGGAGCTCCGGGTCCACCAGGCCAGCCAGGCGGGGCGCGCCGCCGCCGAGGAGGCGGCCGCCGAGGCGGCGCGCGCCACCGAGCAGCAGGTGGAGGCGCGCGCCAGCGCCGCGCTGGAGGCGCTGCGGGCCCGAGCCGAGGCCGAGGCGGCCGGCCGGGCCGAGGCCGAGGCCGCGCTGGCCCGGCTCTCCGAGGAGGCCGACCGCCTGGCCGCCGAGCGGGCCGCGCTGGTGGAGGCGGCGTCCGCCGCCACCGCAGCCGCCGCCCTGGCCCCTCCGCGCGGGCCGCGAGACGAGCCCTCCCGCGACCCGTCGGCCGAGCCCGAGCCCGACGGGGCGCCCGATCCGCTGCCCGACGCGCGGCAGGAGGCGGCGCGGCGCCGCGCCCTCTCGCTCCGGCCGCGTCACGAGCAGCCCGCCCCGGCCCGTCCCGGGCCCGATCCCGAGGCGCCGCCGGCCGATCCGGCCCCGGCGCCCGACCTCACCCCCTCCCCGCCTCCGCCCGCACCCCCTCCGGCCGAGCTGCTCGGCGGCGCCCTCGACGACCTCACCGCCCCGCGCCTGCTGGCGCTGGCGGCCCGGGCCCGGCTCGACGGCCGCCTCGACGTGACCGGCCACTCGGTGCGCAGCCTCTGGTTCGAGGGTGGGCGGGTGGTGGGCGCCGCCTCCGGCGCCTCCGGCGAGCGGGTCGAGGAGGTGGCCCTCAGGCTCGGCCTGCTCACCCGCGAGCAGCACCGCCAGGTGGCGTCCTCGGCGGCCGCGTCCCCGAGCCGGCGGGCGGCGCTGCTGCTGGTGGAGCGCGGGTACCTGAAGCCGGCCGAGCTGACCGGCCTGGTGCGCCGCCGCACCGAGGAGGTGGTGTTCGGCATCTTCGGCGAGGCGGGCGCGCGCTTCGAGTGGTCGCCCGAGGTGGTGCCGGGCGACGAGCGCGTGGCGCCCGACCGGCCCACCCTGGCGCTGGCCGTGGAGGGGGTGCGCCGCCGCTGGCTGGCGCAGCGCGCCGACGCGGTGCTGGGCGGCCCGGCCTCGCTGCTCGCGCCCACCGCCGCCCCGCCCGCCACCGCCGAGCTCGGGCTGAGCGCCGAGGAGCGGCGGACGCTCGAGCTGGCCGACGGGCTGCGCACGGTGGACGAGCTCCTGGCCAGCAGCCCGCTCGACCCGCTGTCCGCCCGGCAGCTGCTGGCGGCGGCGGTGCTGGTGGGCGCGCTGGGAGTCCGGGTGGTGCAGGCCGGGCGGCCCTCGGCGCAGGTGGCCGAGGCCATCGACCTGGCCCGGGTGCGCGAGAAGCTCGAGCAGGTCCGGCGCGCCGACTACTTCACCATCCTGGGCATCGGCCGGGGCTGCACGCCCCACGAGGTGCGCGAGGCGGCCGACCGCCTGCTGGCCGAGCTCGGCCCCGAGCGGTTCCACGGGTCGAAGGAGGCCGGGCTCGAGGCGCGCCTCGCCGAGATCCGGCGCGTGGTGGGCGAGGCCCGCGAGGTGCTGGCCGACGACGCGCTCCGCGCCGAGTACCTGCGCGGGCTGCCGAGCTAG